Proteins encoded together in one Micromonospora kangleipakensis window:
- a CDS encoding glycoside hydrolase family 15 protein → MDQPAISDYGFISDCRSGALVARDGSVDWWCPDRFDTTSVFGRLLDPDAGHWRIAPLATSRVERAYQPDTLVLRTVHHTPEGSVAVTDALAAELGARSHELGMNSPAVLLRVVEGLSGRVRMHLDFAPRPEYGLLTPYLHEQPDGGVLATAGPVALVLRGGGQPLRVDGDRVGCTFEVAAGQTVGFDLAYAPVYGPPPARLDPVATLAETVRAWEAYREAHHYDGEYRAQVRHSATVLTGLTYARSGAVAAALTTSLPECMGGDRNYDYRYSWLRDFSMTMRALWVAACPNEATRLFAWAARSIGRVGDQPVPVLFGLQGERDISEHECPHLRGYADSRPVRIGNDAWRQRQLDVPGEVIAAVWRLHDYLGDTFEMELREMVVSLAEQVANTWQLPDRGMWETRDIERHYLSSKVLCWVALDGAVKLAPQLGDRADPRRWAAIRDEIRATVLREGWNERIGAYTGSFGSVELDASALFLPVVQFLPATDPRMRSTIEVVERELGTESGLVRRWNTDPAGFVLCSFWLVECLVMAGERDRARALFEKVLGHANDLGLFAEQVDLSTGAQLGNTPQALSHIGLVNAAWRLTDPATD, encoded by the coding sequence GTGGACCAGCCGGCGATCTCCGACTACGGATTCATCTCCGACTGCCGCTCCGGCGCCCTGGTCGCCCGGGACGGGTCGGTCGACTGGTGGTGCCCGGACCGCTTCGACACGACCTCGGTCTTCGGCCGGCTCCTCGACCCGGACGCCGGCCACTGGCGGATCGCGCCGCTGGCCACGAGCCGGGTGGAGCGGGCGTACCAGCCGGACACCCTGGTGCTGCGGACCGTCCACCACACCCCCGAGGGGAGCGTCGCGGTCACCGACGCGCTCGCCGCCGAGCTGGGCGCCCGCAGCCACGAGCTGGGGATGAACTCGCCGGCGGTGCTGCTGCGGGTGGTCGAGGGGCTGAGCGGGCGGGTACGGATGCACCTCGACTTCGCCCCGCGCCCGGAGTACGGGCTGCTCACCCCGTACCTGCACGAGCAGCCGGACGGCGGGGTGCTGGCCACCGCCGGGCCGGTGGCGCTGGTGCTGCGCGGGGGCGGGCAGCCGCTGCGCGTGGACGGGGACCGGGTCGGGTGCACGTTCGAGGTCGCCGCCGGCCAGACGGTCGGCTTCGACCTGGCGTACGCCCCGGTCTACGGCCCGCCGCCGGCGCGGTTGGACCCGGTCGCCACGCTCGCCGAGACGGTGCGGGCGTGGGAGGCGTACCGGGAGGCCCACCATTACGACGGCGAGTACCGCGCGCAGGTCCGGCACAGCGCCACCGTGCTCACCGGCCTGACGTACGCCCGCAGCGGCGCGGTCGCCGCGGCCCTGACCACCTCGCTGCCCGAATGCATGGGCGGCGACCGCAACTACGACTACCGCTACTCCTGGCTGCGCGACTTCTCGATGACGATGCGCGCGCTCTGGGTGGCGGCCTGCCCCAACGAGGCGACCCGCCTCTTCGCCTGGGCGGCCCGCTCGATCGGCCGGGTCGGGGACCAGCCGGTGCCGGTGCTGTTCGGGCTGCAGGGGGAGCGGGACATCTCCGAGCACGAGTGCCCGCACCTGCGCGGGTACGCGGACAGCCGTCCGGTGCGGATCGGCAACGACGCCTGGCGGCAACGGCAGCTCGACGTGCCCGGCGAGGTGATCGCGGCGGTCTGGCGGCTGCACGACTACCTCGGTGACACCTTCGAGATGGAGCTGCGGGAGATGGTGGTGAGCCTGGCCGAGCAGGTCGCCAACACCTGGCAGCTGCCGGACCGGGGGATGTGGGAGACCCGGGACATCGAGCGGCACTACCTGTCGTCGAAGGTGCTCTGCTGGGTGGCGCTGGACGGGGCGGTGAAGCTGGCGCCCCAGCTCGGTGACCGGGCCGACCCGCGCCGCTGGGCGGCGATCCGGGACGAGATCCGGGCGACCGTGCTGCGGGAGGGCTGGAACGAGCGGATCGGCGCGTACACCGGGTCCTTCGGCTCGGTGGAGCTGGACGCCTCGGCGCTCTTCCTGCCGGTGGTGCAGTTCCTGCCGGCGACCGACCCGCGGATGCGCTCCACCATCGAGGTGGTGGAGCGTGAGCTGGGCACCGAGAGCGGGCTGGTGCGGCGCTGGAACACCGACCCGGCCGGCTTCGTGCTCTGCTCGTTCTGGCTGGTGGAGTGCCTGGTGATGGCGGGCGAGCGGGACCGGGCCCGGGCGTTGTTCGAGAAGGTGCTCGGGCACGCGAACGACCTGGGCCTCTTCGCCGAGCAGGTAGACCTGAGCACCGGTGCCCAGCTCGGCAACACCCCGCAGGCGCTGTCGCACATCGGGCTGGTCAACGCCGCCTGGCGGCTGACCGATCCCGCCACCGACTGA
- a CDS encoding threonine synthase — MHLTHLECPCCGTERPADKLQNLCDCGSPLLARYDLAAVAAAVTPEQFGLRPANLWRYRELLPVADARFVTTLGEGWTPLLRAPAYGAEIGIPDLIVKDEGLTPTGSFKARGAAVGVSRARELGVERIAMPTNGNAGAAWATYAARAGIGATIAMPLDAPTICRRECLAAGADLRLVNGLISDAGRWVAGLVAESGGRIFDAGTLREPYRLEGKKTMGYEIVEQLGWQVPDVIIYPTGGGVGLIGIHKALHELRELGWVEEKLPRLVAVQSTGCAPIVRAFAAGEPRATPWANAHTVAFGITVPSPLGDELILDALRESSGTAIAVDDAEILADLRDFAAREGLLLCPEGAACLSAARHLRAGGWIRAGERVVVLNTGAGLKYPETVDVSGVPVL; from the coding sequence GTGCACCTGACGCACCTGGAGTGCCCGTGCTGCGGTACGGAGCGCCCGGCGGACAAGTTGCAGAACCTCTGCGACTGCGGCTCCCCGCTGCTGGCCCGCTACGACCTGGCCGCGGTGGCCGCCGCGGTGACCCCGGAGCAGTTCGGGCTCCGCCCGGCGAACCTCTGGCGCTACCGGGAGCTGCTGCCGGTGGCCGACGCCCGGTTCGTCACCACGCTGGGCGAGGGCTGGACGCCGCTGCTGCGCGCCCCGGCGTACGGCGCGGAGATCGGCATCCCGGACCTGATCGTCAAGGACGAGGGGCTCACCCCGACCGGGTCGTTCAAGGCGCGCGGCGCGGCGGTGGGGGTGAGCCGGGCCCGGGAGCTGGGCGTCGAGCGGATCGCCATGCCGACCAACGGCAACGCGGGAGCGGCCTGGGCGACGTACGCGGCCCGGGCCGGGATCGGCGCGACCATCGCCATGCCGCTGGACGCGCCGACCATCTGCCGTCGGGAGTGCCTGGCCGCCGGGGCCGACCTGCGCCTGGTCAACGGCCTGATCAGCGACGCCGGCCGGTGGGTCGCCGGCCTGGTCGCGGAGTCGGGCGGGCGGATCTTCGACGCGGGCACGCTGCGCGAGCCGTACCGCCTGGAAGGCAAGAAGACCATGGGGTACGAGATCGTCGAGCAGCTCGGCTGGCAGGTGCCCGACGTGATCATCTATCCGACCGGCGGCGGGGTCGGGCTGATCGGCATCCACAAGGCGCTGCACGAGCTGCGCGAGCTGGGCTGGGTGGAGGAGAAGCTGCCCCGGCTGGTGGCGGTGCAGTCCACCGGCTGCGCGCCGATCGTGCGGGCGTTCGCCGCCGGGGAGCCGCGGGCGACCCCGTGGGCGAACGCGCACACCGTGGCCTTCGGCATCACCGTGCCGTCGCCGCTGGGCGACGAGCTGATCCTGGACGCGCTGCGGGAGAGCAGCGGGACCGCGATCGCGGTGGACGACGCGGAGATCCTGGCCGACCTGCGGGACTTCGCCGCCCGGGAGGGGCTGCTGCTCTGCCCGGAGGGGGCGGCCTGCCTGTCGGCGGCCCGGCACCTGCGGGCCGGGGGCTGGATCCGGGCCGGCGAGCGGGTGGTGGTGCTGAACACCGGCGCGGGGCTGAAGTATCCGGAGACGGTGGACGTGTCGGGCGTACCGGTGCTGTGA
- a CDS encoding DNA polymerase ligase N-terminal domain-containing protein: protein MADRLEEYRRRRDAKRTPEPVPERTPEPARAGRAKARFVIQQHHARRLHWDLRLEHEGVLASWAVPRGLPREPGRNHLAVHTEDHPMEYLTFHGEIPAGEYGGGKMTIHDTGTYRAEKWRDDEVIVVLDGKRTKGRYVLFATGGRDWMVRRTDPPPPGWTSGPELVRPMHPTKAGRLPKDESAWGYELRWDGVRAMAYVSGGRLRLLAETDEEITGTYPWLRALAEELAPTEAVLDGVLVRIDGAGRVRPPTGRGGPEAQFLIFDLLWLEGVTSIDVPYAERRELLDGLALAGPHWQTPPWFPGVGADALRTAGEQALPGVVAKRLDSPYEPGRRSRRWLSIDTS, encoded by the coding sequence GTGGCGGACCGGCTGGAGGAGTACCGGCGGCGGAGGGACGCGAAGCGTACCCCCGAACCGGTGCCGGAACGGACCCCGGAGCCGGCGCGGGCGGGCCGCGCGAAGGCCCGGTTCGTCATCCAGCAGCACCACGCCCGCCGGCTGCACTGGGACCTGCGGCTGGAACACGAGGGGGTGCTCGCCTCCTGGGCGGTGCCGCGCGGCCTGCCCCGCGAGCCCGGCCGCAACCACCTGGCCGTGCACACCGAGGACCACCCGATGGAGTACCTCACCTTCCACGGCGAGATCCCGGCGGGCGAGTACGGCGGCGGGAAGATGACCATCCACGACACCGGGACGTACCGCGCGGAGAAGTGGCGCGACGACGAGGTGATCGTGGTGCTCGACGGGAAGCGGACGAAGGGCCGCTACGTGCTCTTCGCCACCGGCGGCCGGGACTGGATGGTCCGCCGGACCGATCCGCCGCCGCCCGGCTGGACCAGCGGGCCGGAGCTGGTCCGGCCGATGCACCCGACGAAGGCCGGTCGGCTGCCGAAGGACGAGTCCGCGTGGGGGTACGAGCTGCGCTGGGACGGGGTCCGGGCGATGGCGTACGTCTCCGGCGGCCGACTGCGGCTGCTGGCGGAGACCGACGAGGAGATCACCGGGACGTACCCGTGGCTGCGGGCGCTGGCGGAGGAGCTGGCGCCGACGGAGGCGGTGCTGGACGGCGTGCTGGTCCGGATCGACGGCGCGGGCCGGGTCCGGCCGCCGACCGGCCGGGGCGGCCCGGAGGCCCAGTTCCTGATCTTCGACCTGCTCTGGCTGGAGGGCGTGACCAGCATCGACGTGCCGTACGCGGAGCGCCGGGAGCTGCTCGACGGTCTGGCGCTCGCCGGCCCGCACTGGCAGACTCCGCCGTGGTTCCCGGGGGTCGGTGCGGACGCCCTGCGGACCGCCGGTGAGCAGGCGCTCCCGGGGGTGGTGGCCAAGCGGCTCGACTCCCCGTACGAGCCGGGTCGGCGCAGCCGACGCTGGCTGAGCATCGACACGAGCTGA
- a CDS encoding aldo/keto reductase, with protein sequence MTSAEQPTVPLAGDVRMPLLGFGTWQATGEAGYMAVLAALDAGYRHIDTATMYGNEEDVGRAIQESGLRREDVFLTTKLPPDRVGRERETIETSLRALDTEYLDLWLIHWPPSAPGDSIPAWRELLAARNEGLTRTVGVSNYSISQIDELIQSTEETPAVNQIRWSPSLYDRQTHAAHRDRGVVLEGYSPFKTSDLSHPVLVRIAQAHDVSPAQVVLRWHIDHEIVVIPKSVTADRIRANADIFGFSLTAEEMRDIDALGR encoded by the coding sequence ATGACCAGTGCTGAACAGCCCACCGTCCCGCTCGCCGGCGACGTCCGGATGCCGCTGCTCGGCTTCGGCACCTGGCAGGCCACCGGCGAGGCCGGCTACATGGCCGTGCTCGCTGCCCTCGACGCCGGCTACCGGCACATCGACACCGCCACGATGTACGGCAACGAGGAGGACGTCGGCCGGGCGATCCAGGAGAGCGGGCTGCGCCGGGAGGACGTCTTCCTCACCACGAAGCTGCCGCCGGACCGGGTGGGCCGGGAACGGGAGACCATCGAGACGAGCCTGCGCGCCCTCGACACCGAATACCTCGACCTGTGGCTGATCCACTGGCCGCCGTCCGCGCCGGGCGACAGCATCCCGGCCTGGCGGGAGCTGCTCGCCGCCCGAAACGAGGGGCTGACCCGCACCGTCGGGGTGAGCAACTACAGCATCAGCCAGATCGACGAGCTGATCCAGTCCACCGAGGAGACCCCGGCGGTCAACCAGATCCGCTGGAGCCCGTCGCTGTACGACCGGCAGACGCACGCCGCCCACCGGGACCGCGGCGTGGTGCTGGAGGGCTACAGCCCGTTCAAGACCAGCGACCTCTCCCACCCGGTGCTGGTGCGGATCGCCCAGGCGCACGACGTCTCCCCGGCACAGGTGGTGCTCCGCTGGCACATCGACCACGAGATCGTGGTGATTCCGAAGTCGGTCACCGCGGACCGGATCCGGGCCAACGCCGACATCTTCGGGTTCTCGCTGACCGCGGAGGAGATGCGCGACATCGACGCCCTGGGGCGCTGA
- a CDS encoding FAD-dependent monooxygenase, protein MGGSPLRILVVGAGIAGLAVARALRLAGFRPDVTEKLPPTELADTGLYLPGNAARALRRLDLDGPVRPLGQVIHRQRFLDAAGAPLCEVDLDALWAAVGECRALPRAELHRVLLTGAGGAVRHGAEVSTVEPGPGRVAVGFTDGTSGEYDLVIGADGPRSAVRTLAALGGPPRPAGQVVYRGVVRGGPRIADWTALLGQRSGFLLVPIGAGRLYCYADEAGTVPPADPLARLRELFAGYGGPVPEVLAALDQVHVGITEEVELGRWFHGRVLLVGDAAHATAPTLSQGAAMALEDAVVLAESLKAAGSVEAALLAYESRRRPRTRWVRDRTRDRNRTRDVPPALRDPLLRGRGGRIFQEHYRLLVDPL, encoded by the coding sequence ATGGGTGGCTCCCCCCTGCGCATCCTCGTCGTCGGCGCGGGCATCGCCGGTCTGGCTGTGGCCCGGGCGCTGCGCCTCGCGGGGTTCCGGCCCGACGTCACCGAGAAGCTGCCCCCCACCGAACTGGCAGACACCGGCCTCTACCTGCCCGGCAACGCGGCCAGGGCGCTGCGCCGGCTCGACCTCGACGGACCGGTCCGCCCACTTGGCCAGGTGATCCACCGCCAGCGCTTCCTGGACGCCGCCGGCGCGCCGCTCTGCGAGGTCGACCTCGACGCCCTCTGGGCCGCGGTGGGGGAGTGCCGGGCGCTGCCCCGCGCCGAACTGCACCGGGTGCTGCTCACCGGGGCCGGCGGCGCCGTCCGGCACGGCGCCGAGGTCAGCACCGTCGAACCGGGCCCGGGCCGGGTCGCCGTCGGCTTCACCGACGGCACCTCCGGGGAGTACGACCTGGTGATCGGCGCCGACGGGCCGCGCTCGGCGGTCCGCACCCTCGCCGCCCTCGGCGGCCCGCCCCGACCCGCCGGGCAGGTGGTCTACCGCGGCGTGGTGCGCGGCGGGCCCCGGATCGCCGACTGGACCGCCCTGCTCGGCCAGCGGTCCGGCTTCCTGCTGGTACCGATCGGCGCCGGGCGGCTGTACTGCTACGCCGACGAGGCCGGCACCGTCCCGCCGGCCGACCCGCTGGCCCGGCTGCGGGAGCTCTTCGCCGGCTACGGCGGACCGGTGCCCGAGGTCCTGGCCGCCCTGGACCAGGTGCACGTCGGCATCACCGAGGAGGTGGAGCTGGGCCGCTGGTTCCACGGCCGGGTGCTGCTCGTCGGTGATGCGGCCCACGCCACCGCGCCGACCCTCTCCCAGGGTGCCGCCATGGCCCTGGAGGACGCCGTCGTGCTCGCCGAGTCGCTGAAGGCCGCCGGCAGCGTCGAGGCCGCGCTGCTGGCGTACGAGAGCCGGCGGCGACCGCGTACCCGATGGGTGCGGGACCGGACCCGGGACCGCAACCGGACCCGCGACGTGCCGCCGGCGCTGCGCGACCCGCTGCTGCGCGGGCGCGGCGGACGGATCTTCCAGGAGCACTACCGGTTGCTGGTCGACCCGCTCTGA
- the ctaD gene encoding cytochrome c oxidase subunit I → MTTVAPKPVVTRPWPVREPVKGSAIARLLRTTDAKQIGIMYMVTAFAFFMIGGLMALIMRAELAQPGLQFLSPEQYNQLFTMHGTIMLLFFATPIVFAFANYVVPLQIGAPDVSFPRLNAFAYWLYLFGGTLAVAGFISPGGAADFGWTAYTPLSTVEHSPGVGANMWVVGLAISGLGTILGAVNLITTILTLRAPGMTMFRMPIFTWNMLVTSLLAILVFPLLAAALFALAADRLIGAHVYDPATGGPMLWQHLFWFFGHPEVYIVALPFFGIITEIIPVFSRKPIFGYKGLVAATISIAALSMSVWAHHMFATGQVLLPFFSFLSYLIAVPTGMKFFNWIGTMWRGQITFETPMLWAVGFLVTFLFGGLTGVLLASPPLDFHITDSYFVVAHFHYVLFGTIVFAVFAGIYFWFPKMFGRMLDERLGKVHFWLTMIGFHTTFLVQHWLGAEGMPRRYADYLPGDGFTTLNTISTIGAFITGISTLPFIWNCWKSYKTGPVVEVDDPWGHGNSLEWATSSPPPLRNFDRMPRIRSERPAFDLKFPELAAGQSLAGPPEGGAKPLTSESNGGASYQEDTAGNLDQR, encoded by the coding sequence GTGACCACCGTCGCACCCAAGCCGGTCGTGACCCGGCCCTGGCCGGTCCGAGAGCCGGTCAAGGGGTCGGCAATCGCGCGGCTGCTGCGCACCACGGACGCGAAGCAGATCGGGATCATGTACATGGTCACCGCGTTCGCGTTCTTCATGATCGGTGGCCTGATGGCCCTGATCATGCGCGCCGAGCTGGCGCAGCCGGGCCTGCAGTTCCTCTCGCCCGAGCAGTACAACCAGCTCTTCACCATGCACGGCACGATCATGCTGCTGTTCTTCGCGACGCCGATCGTGTTCGCCTTCGCGAACTACGTGGTGCCGCTGCAGATCGGCGCACCGGACGTGTCGTTCCCCCGGCTGAACGCCTTCGCCTACTGGCTCTACCTGTTCGGCGGCACGCTGGCCGTGGCGGGCTTCATCAGCCCCGGTGGCGCGGCCGACTTCGGCTGGACGGCGTACACCCCGCTGAGCACCGTCGAGCACTCGCCGGGCGTCGGCGCGAACATGTGGGTGGTCGGCCTGGCCATCTCGGGTCTGGGCACCATCCTCGGCGCGGTCAACCTGATCACCACGATCCTGACCCTGCGCGCCCCCGGCATGACCATGTTCCGGATGCCGATCTTCACCTGGAACATGCTGGTCACCAGCCTGCTGGCGATCCTGGTCTTCCCGCTGCTCGCCGCCGCGCTCTTCGCGCTCGCCGCGGACCGCCTGATCGGCGCTCACGTGTACGACCCCGCCACCGGCGGCCCGATGCTCTGGCAGCACCTGTTCTGGTTCTTCGGGCACCCTGAGGTCTACATCGTGGCGCTGCCGTTCTTCGGCATCATCACCGAGATCATCCCGGTCTTCTCGCGGAAGCCGATCTTCGGTTACAAGGGCCTGGTCGCCGCCACCATCTCGATCGCCGCCCTGTCGATGAGCGTCTGGGCGCACCACATGTTCGCCACCGGTCAGGTGCTGCTGCCGTTCTTCAGCTTCCTGAGCTACCTGATCGCCGTGCCGACCGGCATGAAGTTCTTCAACTGGATCGGCACCATGTGGCGGGGCCAGATCACCTTCGAGACCCCGATGCTCTGGGCGGTCGGCTTCCTGGTGACCTTCCTCTTCGGCGGTCTGACCGGTGTGCTGCTCGCCAGCCCGCCGCTCGACTTCCACATCACCGACTCGTACTTCGTGGTGGCGCACTTCCACTACGTGCTCTTCGGCACGATCGTGTTCGCCGTGTTCGCCGGCATCTACTTCTGGTTCCCGAAGATGTTCGGCCGGATGCTCGACGAGCGCCTGGGCAAGGTGCACTTCTGGCTGACCATGATCGGCTTCCACACCACCTTCCTGGTGCAGCACTGGCTCGGCGCCGAGGGCATGCCGCGCCGGTACGCCGACTACCTGCCCGGCGACGGCTTCACCACGCTGAACACGATCTCCACGATCGGCGCCTTCATCACCGGTATCTCGACCCTGCCGTTCATCTGGAACTGCTGGAAGTCGTACAAGACCGGCCCGGTGGTCGAGGTCGACGACCCGTGGGGTCACGGCAACTCGCTCGAGTGGGCGACCAGCTCGCCGCCGCCGCTGCGCAACTTCGACCGGATGCCGCGGATCCGCTCCGAGCGGCCGGCGTTCGACCTGAAGTTCCCGGAGCTGGCCGCCGGCCAGAGCCTGGCCGGCCCGCCGGAGGGCGGCGCCAAGCCGCTGACCAGCGAGTCCAACGGTGGCGCCAGCTACCAGGAGGACACCGCCGGCAACCTCGACCAGCGCTGA